A stretch of Pseudoclavibacter chungangensis DNA encodes these proteins:
- the ruvB gene encoding Holliday junction branch migration DNA helicase RuvB — translation MSDDDRPVRPAESESAAELAFEGALRPGTLAEFVGQPKVRTQLELLLRAAALQNRTPDHILLAGPPGLGKTTLAYIVATEAGAPIRLTSGPALQHAGDLASVLSSLVPGEVLFIDEIHRMARTAEEMLYLAMEDYRIDIMVGKGAGATSVPLELAPFTVVGATTRAGLLPTPLRDRFGFTAHLEFYGTDDLETVLTRAATLLELDIDAIAIAEIAGRSRGTPRIANRLLRRVRDYALVHDTPADEEAARHALRVYDVDSLGLDRLDRAVLDVLITRFSGGPVGVRTLAVTVGEEAETVESVVEPFLVRVGLIARTQRGRVATPAAYAHLGHEFPQRHAGGGPHLDGV, via the coding sequence ATGAGCGACGACGACCGGCCCGTCAGGCCCGCGGAATCCGAATCGGCGGCCGAGCTCGCGTTCGAGGGCGCCCTCCGGCCCGGGACGCTCGCGGAGTTCGTCGGGCAGCCGAAGGTCCGGACCCAGCTCGAACTCCTCCTCCGAGCCGCCGCGCTGCAGAACCGCACGCCGGACCACATCCTGCTCGCGGGGCCGCCCGGACTCGGCAAGACGACGCTCGCGTACATCGTCGCGACCGAGGCTGGTGCGCCGATCCGGTTGACCTCGGGACCGGCGCTGCAGCACGCGGGCGACCTCGCGTCCGTCCTCTCGAGCCTCGTCCCCGGCGAGGTGCTCTTCATCGACGAGATCCATCGGATGGCGCGGACCGCCGAGGAGATGCTGTACCTCGCGATGGAGGACTACCGCATCGACATCATGGTCGGAAAGGGCGCCGGCGCCACGAGCGTGCCGCTCGAACTCGCCCCCTTCACCGTCGTCGGTGCCACGACCAGGGCGGGCCTCCTGCCGACGCCGCTGCGGGACCGCTTCGGATTCACCGCCCATCTCGAGTTCTACGGCACCGACGACCTGGAGACCGTGCTCACGCGTGCCGCGACGCTCCTCGAACTCGATATCGACGCCATCGCGATCGCCGAGATCGCGGGGCGGAGCCGCGGCACACCCCGCATCGCGAACCGACTGCTCCGGCGGGTCCGCGACTACGCGCTCGTTCACGACACCCCGGCCGACGAGGAGGCCGCGCGGCACGCCCTCCGCGTCTACGACGTCGATTCGCTCGGCCTCGACCGTCTCGACCGCGCGGTCCTCGACGTGCTCATCACCCGCTTCTCGGGTGGCCCCGTCGGCGTCCGGACCCTCGCCGTCACGGTGGGGGAGGAGGCCGAGACGGTCGAGAGCGTGGTCGAGCCGTTCCTCGTGCGCGTCGGCCTCATCGCGCGCACCCAGCGCGGTCGCGTCGCCACCCCGGCCGCCTACGCGCATCTCGGCCACGAGTTCCCGCAGCGTCATGCGGGCGGTGGCCCCCACCTCGACGGCGTATAA
- the yajC gene encoding preprotein translocase subunit YajC, with the protein MDLTLLLPLALLALMLVFMWRSNKKRQAQAQETKSKAVVGAEVMTQAGIYGTIVDIDADNNVTTIETTPGTRIRVHSATVLNVVTPNVPDDASELIGDDHIDDERHEAEAAEETRGQDADTDADDAASSDIAVDLGKHEDADTNEPTDTDDDADSEHTASENPLGKYTDPDAKA; encoded by the coding sequence ATGGATCTCACGCTCCTCCTTCCCCTCGCACTGCTCGCGCTCATGCTCGTCTTCATGTGGCGCAGCAACAAGAAGCGACAGGCGCAGGCGCAAGAGACGAAGAGCAAGGCGGTGGTCGGTGCCGAGGTCATGACGCAGGCCGGTATCTACGGCACGATCGTCGACATCGACGCCGACAACAACGTCACGACCATCGAGACGACCCCCGGGACGCGCATCCGCGTCCACTCGGCGACCGTCCTCAACGTCGTGACCCCGAACGTTCCCGACGACGCGTCCGAGCTCATCGGCGACGACCACATCGACGACGAGCGCCACGAGGCCGAGGCGGCCGAGGAGACGCGCGGTCAGGACGCCGACACCGACGCCGACGACGCCGCGTCGTCGGACATCGCGGTCGACCTCGGCAAGCACGAGGACGCCGACACGAACGAGCCCACGGACACCGACGACGACGCCGACTCCGAGCACACCGCGAGCGAGAACCCGCTCGGTAAGTACACCGACCCCGACGCCAAGGCGTAG
- the ruvA gene encoding Holliday junction branch migration protein RuvA, whose translation MIASLRGTVVSTTASSVLLDVSGVGYRVLLTPNHVLELRRGAEVTLLTHLVVREDQWTLYGFRTDDELEVFERLISVSGVGPKSALGVLSQLTPDAVARAVVDEDVAAFKRVSGIGPKSAGLIVVSLAGKLRPPAHAATDGDSSTSGVPPAVRTDVVEALVGLGYAERVAAPVVEDAIAALDDDGADVAAVLRASLRLLGPAKGAR comes from the coding sequence GTGATCGCTTCCCTCCGCGGCACGGTCGTCTCGACCACCGCGTCCAGTGTGCTCCTCGATGTCTCGGGCGTCGGCTACCGCGTTCTCCTGACGCCGAACCACGTGCTCGAACTCCGCAGGGGCGCCGAGGTGACGCTGCTCACGCACCTCGTCGTGCGCGAGGACCAGTGGACGCTCTACGGATTCCGGACCGACGACGAGCTCGAGGTGTTCGAACGACTCATCTCGGTGTCGGGGGTCGGCCCGAAGTCCGCGCTCGGCGTCCTCTCGCAGCTCACGCCCGACGCCGTGGCCCGTGCGGTCGTCGACGAGGACGTCGCCGCGTTCAAGCGCGTGAGCGGCATCGGCCCCAAGAGCGCGGGCCTCATCGTCGTCTCGCTCGCCGGCAAGCTCCGCCCGCCCGCGCACGCAGCCACCGACGGCGACTCGTCGACCTCGGGTGTCCCGCCCGCCGTGCGCACCGACGTCGTGGAGGCGCTCGTCGGCCTCGGCTACGCGGAACGCGTCGCCGCGCCCGTCGTCGAGGACGCCATCGCCGCGCTCGACGACGACGGTGCCGACGTCGCCGCCGTCCTGCGTGCCTCGCTGCGCCTCCTCGGCCCCGCGAAGGGCGCCCGATGA